One part of the Haemophilus parainfluenzae genome encodes these proteins:
- a CDS encoding baseplate J/gp47 family protein yields MAFNTPTLSSLIKQGEQQFQYRFPTLKRHNVIGVINRICAALSAGEHMHLDWLARQIIPTTAEEDYLIEYCLYKGIVRKQASTATGVVTVTAANDTTIPEGTVLEDSNTGLTFITTQETVVKAGTADIAVKCETTGVDGNLKAGTSLSLTSAILGLLPTATVKAMSGGADIESLSRLLARLIYRVQNPPANGAPHDYVRWATEVSGVTRAWCFERYLGGGSVGVAFACDDREDILPTAEDIARVRAYITGHKNEATGQFEGMPANVELYVFAPQFQAVNFKIRLAPDTPTLRQAVRKSLSAYLANAGVGALLYLSQIRATVSNTAGEVDNSVIFPTADVQLLSDNIATLGDIEWL; encoded by the coding sequence ATGGCATTTAATACCCCGACACTTTCAAGCCTGATTAAACAAGGCGAGCAACAGTTTCAGTATCGTTTCCCAACGCTTAAGCGACACAATGTGATTGGCGTGATTAACCGCATTTGTGCAGCATTAAGCGCGGGCGAACATATGCACTTGGACTGGCTCGCACGCCAAATTATTCCAACTACAGCCGAAGAAGACTATTTAATTGAATACTGCCTCTATAAAGGCATTGTACGCAAACAAGCCTCTACTGCCACAGGTGTGGTAACGGTGACAGCAGCCAACGATACTACAATCCCCGAAGGCACAGTGCTTGAAGACTCCAACACAGGGCTGACCTTTATCACCACCCAAGAAACCGTGGTAAAAGCCGGCACCGCTGATATTGCGGTGAAATGTGAAACCACAGGCGTGGATGGCAATTTGAAAGCCGGTACAAGCCTTTCGCTGACTTCTGCGATTTTAGGCTTATTACCCACCGCAACCGTCAAGGCAATGAGTGGTGGCGCAGATATTGAGTCGCTCTCGCGTTTATTAGCTCGCTTAATTTACCGTGTGCAAAACCCACCGGCAAACGGTGCGCCCCACGATTATGTACGCTGGGCGACCGAAGTGTCAGGCGTAACCCGTGCTTGGTGTTTTGAACGCTACTTAGGGGGTGGCTCGGTGGGTGTGGCTTTCGCTTGTGATGATCGTGAAGACATTTTACCCACCGCTGAAGACATTGCCCGTGTGCGTGCTTACATCACTGGGCATAAAAACGAAGCCACCGGACAATTTGAGGGTATGCCGGCAAATGTGGAACTCTATGTGTTCGCACCACAGTTTCAAGCGGTCAATTTTAAAATCCGTCTTGCACCTGATACTCCAACGCTACGCCAAGCAGTACGCAAGAGCCTTTCTGCTTATCTTGCTAATGCTGGTGTGGGCGCATTGCTTTATCTCTCCCAAATTCGAGCCACCGTCTCCAACACCGCAGGCGAAGTCGATAACAGCGTGATTTTTCCGACCGCAGATGTGCAATTGTTAAGCGATAACATCGCCACCCTAGGAGACATCGAATGGCTATGA